In uncultured Ilyobacter sp., a genomic segment contains:
- a CDS encoding hydratase, with protein MIKLYDSGVYVKNGSEIVPAGTDLGVSIEDAKKGTMAYSILEAHNTTDDMKDLTLKFDAMASHDITFVGVIQTAKASGMKKFPLPYVLTNCHNSLCAVGGTINEDDHMFGLSAAKKYGGIYVPAHQAVIHSYMRENYAGCGKMILGSDSHTRYGALGTMAIGEGGGELVKQLLEKTYDVPYPKVVGIKLTGKPKPGIGSHDVALAIIGKVFKNGYVKNSVMEFFGDGIKNLNVEFRNGIDVMTTETTCLTSIWETDEQVKNFLDIHHRVEDYKELKPADVAYYDGLVEINLDEIESMIALPAHPSNVYSIRELYENLDEILTETEANCKKLGMNIDLKSKVVNGKLRAEQGVIGGCSGGTFDNIVGALDVLKGHAIAEEFTLSIYPGSQPAYMMFNEMGLNIEAMKSGAIMRTAFCGPCFGAGDTPANNQLSIRHNTRNFPSREGSKPGLGQTSSVALMDAKSIAATALNGGFITAATDLNVEYTDTTATYKYDDTPYKNKVHNYGKTPVAEPEVELIEGPNIKPWPEMPELTENVLFKVTAFIDDPVTTTDELIPSGETSSFRSNPYGLSEFTLSRRVPEYVGKSKAVREFEYAREKGENPFEKFDELKAVYEKVKTLVDVDPTEIGIGSLVYANKPGDGSAREQAASCQKVLGGWGNICHEYATKRYRSNVINWGMLPFTMEEDAPFGDEAYLLVTDVRKALKEGIEDVTAYVLGDEIKKFNLKLTNLTQDERQVLLDGCLINYYRKNN; from the coding sequence ATGATCAAACTTTATGATTCAGGGGTTTATGTAAAAAATGGATCTGAAATAGTACCTGCAGGTACTGATTTAGGAGTTTCTATCGAAGATGCTAAAAAGGGGACTATGGCTTACTCTATATTAGAGGCTCACAACACAACAGATGACATGAAAGATCTGACTCTGAAATTTGATGCTATGGCTTCCCATGACATCACTTTTGTGGGAGTTATACAAACTGCAAAGGCAAGTGGAATGAAAAAATTTCCTCTCCCATATGTTCTGACTAACTGTCACAACAGTCTTTGTGCTGTAGGAGGAACAATAAACGAAGACGACCACATGTTCGGTTTATCTGCTGCCAAAAAATACGGTGGAATATATGTTCCTGCTCACCAGGCAGTTATTCACTCTTACATGAGAGAAAACTATGCTGGATGCGGAAAAATGATCTTAGGATCTGACTCTCACACTAGATACGGTGCCCTTGGTACTATGGCTATCGGTGAAGGTGGAGGAGAACTGGTAAAACAACTTCTTGAAAAAACTTACGATGTACCTTATCCAAAAGTCGTAGGTATAAAACTCACTGGTAAACCTAAACCAGGAATCGGTTCTCATGATGTGGCTCTTGCAATCATAGGAAAAGTATTCAAAAACGGATATGTGAAAAACTCTGTAATGGAATTTTTTGGAGATGGAATCAAAAACCTCAACGTGGAATTCAGAAACGGTATCGATGTTATGACAACTGAAACTACTTGTCTTACTTCTATCTGGGAGACAGATGAGCAGGTTAAAAATTTCTTAGATATTCATCACCGTGTGGAAGATTACAAAGAGCTTAAACCTGCTGACGTAGCATACTATGACGGTTTAGTAGAAATCAACCTAGACGAAATAGAGTCTATGATAGCTCTTCCTGCACATCCGTCAAATGTTTATTCTATCAGAGAACTTTATGAAAACCTTGATGAAATTCTCACAGAAACAGAAGCTAACTGTAAAAAACTTGGAATGAATATAGATCTTAAATCTAAAGTTGTCAACGGAAAACTCAGAGCTGAGCAGGGTGTTATCGGTGGATGTTCCGGTGGAACTTTCGACAACATCGTAGGGGCTTTAGACGTACTAAAAGGACACGCCATCGCCGAGGAGTTCACTCTTAGCATCTATCCAGGAAGTCAGCCTGCGTATATGATGTTCAATGAAATGGGACTGAATATAGAGGCTATGAAATCTGGTGCTATTATGAGAACGGCATTCTGTGGACCTTGTTTCGGAGCTGGAGACACTCCTGCAAACAACCAGTTAAGTATCCGTCACAACACAAGAAACTTCCCATCTAGAGAAGGTTCAAAACCTGGTCTAGGTCAGACTTCATCTGTGGCACTTATGGATGCCAAGAGTATCGCAGCTACTGCACTAAACGGTGGATTCATAACTGCTGCCACTGACCTTAATGTGGAATATACTGATACTACGGCTACTTACAAATATGATGATACTCCATACAAAAACAAAGTACACAACTATGGTAAAACTCCTGTAGCAGAACCTGAAGTTGAACTAATCGAAGGTCCAAACATCAAACCATGGCCTGAAATGCCTGAGTTGACTGAAAATGTTTTATTCAAAGTTACAGCTTTCATCGATGACCCTGTAACTACTACAGATGAGCTTATCCCTTCTGGAGAAACTTCATCTTTCAGATCTAACCCTTACGGATTATCTGAATTTACACTTTCTAGACGTGTTCCTGAATATGTAGGAAAATCAAAGGCTGTTCGTGAGTTTGAATATGCTAGAGAAAAAGGGGAAAATCCTTTTGAAAAGTTTGACGAACTTAAGGCAGTTTATGAAAAAGTGAAAACATTGGTAGATGTTGATCCTACTGAAATCGGAATAGGTTCTTTGGTTTATGCAAATAAACCTGGAGATGGTTCAGCTAGAGAACAGGCTGCTTCTTGCCAGAAAGTTCTTGGAGGATGGGGTAACATCTGTCATGAGTACGCTACTAAGAGATACAGATCAAATGTAATCAACTGGGGTATGCTCCCATTCACAATGGAAGAGGATGCACCATTTGGTGATGAGGCCTACCTACTCGTAACTGACGTGAGAAAAGCTTTAAAAGAAGGAATAGAAGATGTTACAGCCTATGTTTTAGGAGATGAGATTAAGAAATTCAATCTAAAATTAACTAATCTTACTCAAGATGAAAGACAGGTTCTTTTAGACGGGTGTCTAATCAACTATTACAGAAAAAATAACTAA
- a CDS encoding tripartite tricarboxylate transporter TctB family protein codes for MTQNKVIGIFGALLTAIYGFSTFSATGAGATFLSGTKIFPMMVIILTGVLSAVIFLQDHMGKEKGKKLDIDKKVIVTIGKSTAIFVVYTLIFEHLGYILSTVVLLMGLLSILNKGKLKQNIIISVAFSAIAYFVFSKLLAISLPPGIIKF; via the coding sequence ATGACTCAAAATAAAGTAATCGGGATTTTTGGAGCTTTGCTTACAGCTATATATGGTTTTAGTACATTCAGCGCTACAGGGGCAGGAGCTACTTTTCTTTCAGGAACTAAAATATTTCCTATGATGGTTATAATATTGACTGGTGTTCTTTCTGCAGTGATATTCTTACAGGATCATATGGGAAAAGAAAAAGGTAAAAAGTTAGACATTGATAAGAAGGTTATAGTTACTATTGGGAAATCTACAGCTATATTTGTTGTGTATACCCTGATTTTTGAACACCTTGGATATATACTTTCTACTGTAGTTCTTTTAATGGGGCTGTTGAGCATTTTAAATAAAGGCAAGCTGAAACAAAATATAATTATTTCAGTAGCTTTTTCTGCGATAGCTTACTTTGTATTTTCAAAATTATTAGCGATTTCTTTACCACCAGGAATAATAAAATTTTAA
- a CDS encoding tripartite tricarboxylate transporter TctB family protein, whose protein sequence is MNIKVKTTMAFTVFGFLYTVVALMMPKAAVGNPFAPKVFPLILGIGLTILGAMYTAKEYKHWKEDQASGVKEEISPKKQEIENKTNKLIAITAVAGIVYAAIFEHAGYVISTTLFIGSIMFAINGKKKWILNLAVAIIFSVAVYFVFSTLLAIPLPKIPGLEI, encoded by the coding sequence GTGAATATCAAAGTTAAAACAACGATGGCTTTCACAGTGTTTGGATTTTTATACACAGTAGTTGCTCTTATGATGCCTAAGGCTGCAGTTGGAAATCCTTTTGCCCCTAAAGTTTTCCCTCTTATATTAGGGATAGGGCTTACTATACTAGGAGCTATGTATACTGCAAAGGAATATAAACACTGGAAAGAGGACCAAGCTTCTGGAGTAAAAGAAGAGATTAGTCCTAAAAAACAGGAAATTGAAAATAAGACTAACAAGCTTATAGCTATTACAGCTGTTGCTGGAATAGTTTATGCAGCAATATTTGAACATGCTGGTTATGTAATATCTACAACATTGTTTATAGGGTCGATAATGTTCGCGATCAATGGTAAGAAAAAATGGATATTAAATTTGGCAGTGGCTATAATTTTTAGTGTTGCAGTTTATTTTGTTTTCTCGACACTTTTAGCTATACCGCTTCCTAAAATACCTGGTTTGGAAATATAA
- a CDS encoding tripartite tricarboxylate transporter permease, which translates to MLDIFSYLMGGFREILTFTNVMWIFFGGIFGSIVGMLPGLGPATGIAVLLPLTFGMNPVTALSTLTAIYYGAMFGGSRASILINTPGDGGAIAATFDGYPMTKNGKAGEALAMSAIASFIGGVIATILMTFLAVSISKVAIKFGPPQYFTLMIFALIATSAISRGNVIKGLFATSLGLMVSTIGADRLTGTVRYTMGIPELYEGIDFLIMIIGFYAIGEVYNNYGKILFNHDPSSDAKNAHYDISRVWVSKSEFKECLMPILRSTPLGFFIGILPGAGATISSMLAYSTEKSMSKDPDSFGKGNIIGLAAPEAANNATAVGAMIPMLTLGIPGSGTTAVMLGALMMLGIKPGPMLFTSQPDVAWGVMASMYISNVILAVINIPLASQLVKVLKTPEKILLPLVVALGFIGTYALSFATTDFFIIALCGVIAYFVKKLNVPISSFILALILGSKIETSFRQSMVLSKGSMGIFASDSITIFFIILAVLSLFGPLVLNKMLSNNK; encoded by the coding sequence ATGTTAGATATATTTTCATATTTAATGGGGGGGTTTAGGGAGATATTGACCTTTACCAATGTCATGTGGATATTCTTTGGAGGAATATTTGGTTCCATAGTGGGGATGTTGCCTGGACTTGGGCCGGCCACAGGGATTGCTGTTCTTCTTCCACTGACTTTCGGAATGAATCCTGTGACAGCTTTAAGTACTCTTACAGCGATATATTACGGGGCAATGTTCGGTGGATCCAGAGCATCTATTTTGATTAATACACCTGGAGACGGAGGAGCAATAGCTGCTACTTTTGATGGATATCCTATGACTAAAAACGGAAAAGCAGGAGAAGCCTTGGCCATGTCGGCAATAGCTTCTTTTATAGGAGGGGTTATAGCTACAATTTTGATGACATTCCTAGCAGTGTCCATATCAAAAGTTGCAATAAAATTCGGACCTCCGCAATATTTTACATTGATGATATTTGCCCTCATAGCAACATCAGCGATATCAAGAGGAAATGTAATAAAAGGACTATTTGCCACTTCTTTAGGACTTATGGTAAGTACTATAGGGGCAGACAGATTGACTGGTACAGTGAGATATACAATGGGGATACCGGAACTATATGAGGGGATCGACTTCCTTATAATGATCATAGGTTTCTATGCCATTGGAGAGGTTTATAATAACTACGGTAAAATATTATTCAACCATGATCCTTCATCAGATGCTAAAAATGCTCATTATGATATAAGCAGAGTATGGGTAAGTAAATCGGAGTTTAAAGAGTGCCTTATGCCTATCTTGAGAAGTACGCCTTTAGGATTCTTCATAGGGATACTTCCAGGTGCTGGGGCTACTATATCTTCAATGCTTGCATATTCTACCGAAAAAAGTATGTCAAAAGACCCTGATAGTTTTGGTAAGGGAAATATTATAGGGCTTGCTGCACCAGAAGCGGCAAATAACGCCACAGCAGTTGGAGCCATGATACCTATGCTTACTCTTGGAATACCAGGCTCTGGAACTACAGCAGTAATGCTTGGAGCTCTTATGATGCTTGGTATAAAACCTGGTCCTATGTTATTTACGAGTCAGCCTGATGTAGCATGGGGAGTTATGGCAAGTATGTATATAAGTAATGTTATTCTTGCGGTAATTAATATACCACTTGCATCGCAGTTGGTAAAAGTACTAAAAACACCGGAAAAAATTCTCTTGCCACTAGTTGTAGCACTAGGATTTATAGGTACTTATGCACTAAGTTTTGCAACAACAGACTTTTTCATTATTGCACTGTGTGGAGTAATAGCGTATTTCGTTAAAAAGCTGAATGTACCAATATCATCATTCATATTGGCTCTTATACTAGGAAGTAAAATAGAGACGTCTTTCAGACAGTCTATGGTATTGTCTAAAGGTTCTATGGGTATATTTGCTTCAGATTCCATAACTATATTCTTTATAATTTTAGCTGTGTTATCGTTATTTGGACCTCTGGTATTGAATAAGATGTTAAGCAACAATAAATAA
- a CDS encoding response regulator transcription factor, translating into MNGYKVLLVDDDAAICKVIKRALKLENIEIIYASNGEEAYSLVRTQIFDLVILDVSLGDTDGFQILKKIRTEGNDVPIIFLSGNQHENDKILALGMGADDYITKPFSIFLLVAKIKAHLRRGDKIKEHQTSLKKIIQGPFVLDTETFQLFKNEKEVFLSSKEIMLMKFFMENPNIVFSKDQIYEKVWNNSIVDDNTIMVYMRHLRKKLEDDPKNPKFFQTVWGIGYKFNNSIK; encoded by the coding sequence TTGAACGGTTACAAGGTTTTATTAGTAGATGATGACGCAGCTATATGTAAAGTTATAAAAAGAGCTCTGAAGCTTGAAAATATAGAAATAATATATGCTTCTAATGGGGAAGAAGCATATTCTCTGGTGAGGACTCAGATTTTTGACCTTGTAATACTTGATGTCAGTTTAGGGGACACCGATGGATTCCAAATTCTAAAAAAAATCCGTACCGAAGGAAATGATGTACCTATTATTTTCCTCAGTGGAAATCAACATGAAAATGATAAAATCCTAGCCTTGGGAATGGGGGCAGATGATTATATCACGAAACCCTTTAGTATATTTCTTCTTGTGGCAAAAATTAAAGCTCACTTGCGAAGAGGTGATAAAATAAAAGAACACCAGACTTCTTTGAAGAAAATTATTCAGGGGCCCTTTGTTTTGGATACTGAGACTTTTCAGTTGTTTAAAAACGAGAAAGAGGTATTTCTTTCGTCAAAAGAAATAATGCTTATGAAATTTTTTATGGAGAATCCTAATATAGTGTTTTCAAAGGATCAAATTTATGAGAAGGTATGGAATAATTCTATAGTTGACGACAATACAATCATGGTATATATGCGTCACTTGAGAAAAAAACTCGAAGATGATCCTAAAAATCCAAAATTTTTCCAAACTGTCTGGGGAATAGGGTATAAATTTAATAATTCTATAAAATAA
- a CDS encoding tripartite tricarboxylate transporter substrate binding protein, protein MNRRFKNLSKMIIAALSILALVLTGCGKKDEGTAANTAGGYPSKPMNFVAPGGAGGGWDTTIRTVAKTLKDTKLVNVPMPVTNKPGGGGGVALAYLQELEGDDKTIAVYSPPLLLINLNGSSKLSYKDVTPIARLITDYGAFVVKKGSKYKNIGEIMDALKKNPKSVKFGGNSSAGSMDHIQFLMIAKAAGVKNIRDIDYISYQNNEGAAQLLGGHIDLLSTGLGDVSALLESGQLVGLAQTADERVGDGALAEIPTCKESGIDAVFYNWRGLFGAPDMPEEALKYWEDTLAKMVETPEWDEAVKKNGWSKSFANSADFDVFLEKTNEEYKEILSDIGMLKQ, encoded by the coding sequence ATGAACAGACGATTTAAGAACTTGTCAAAAATGATTATCGCAGCTTTATCGATTTTGGCACTTGTATTAACAGGATGCGGAAAAAAAGATGAAGGAACAGCTGCCAACACTGCAGGAGGATATCCTTCTAAACCGATGAACTTTGTTGCACCTGGTGGAGCAGGTGGAGGATGGGATACTACTATACGTACAGTTGCTAAAACTTTAAAAGATACTAAACTTGTTAACGTTCCTATGCCTGTAACAAACAAACCTGGAGGAGGAGGAGGAGTTGCCCTTGCTTACCTACAAGAATTAGAAGGAGACGACAAAACAATCGCTGTTTATTCTCCGCCTCTATTACTTATCAACTTAAATGGATCTTCTAAGTTAAGCTACAAAGATGTAACTCCTATAGCTAGACTTATCACAGACTATGGAGCATTTGTTGTTAAGAAGGGTTCTAAGTATAAGAATATCGGTGAGATTATGGATGCTCTTAAGAAAAACCCTAAGAGTGTAAAATTCGGTGGGAACTCATCTGCAGGAAGTATGGACCATATCCAATTTCTTATGATCGCTAAAGCAGCAGGAGTAAAAAACATAAGAGATATCGATTATATCAGTTATCAAAATAACGAAGGAGCTGCTCAGCTTCTAGGAGGACATATTGACCTTCTTTCTACAGGTCTTGGAGATGTATCAGCTCTACTTGAAAGTGGACAATTAGTAGGACTTGCTCAAACGGCTGACGAAAGAGTAGGAGATGGCGCTCTAGCTGAGATCCCTACTTGTAAAGAGTCTGGAATCGACGCAGTTTTCTATAACTGGAGAGGACTTTTCGGAGCTCCTGATATGCCAGAAGAAGCTTTAAAATACTGGGAAGATACCCTTGCAAAAATGGTTGAAACTCCTGAGTGGGATGAAGCTGTTAAGAAAAACGGATGGAGCAAATCTTTTGCTAACTCTGCTGATTTCGATGTATTCCTAGAAAAAACAAATGAAGAGTACAAAGAGATCTTATCTGATATCGGAATGCTTAAACAATAA
- a CDS encoding GntR family transcriptional regulator produces the protein MIKPRTNTSDNIYDTIKEEILSGELSFGDRIVEIDYSKKLNVSRTPLREAIKKLEIEGIVERLANGRVKIIDITPERIKEIFKIRIALENILLESISQNPEVISLLEENLILTEHYIKLKKWKETRKLFLEFNKIFYQKSELEFTIKILKQYDFILSKLRLSSLNSKERIISACEEHSLIVKYLKNSQLELAKAVNTTHLLSAETSLLNSIDFD, from the coding sequence ATGATAAAACCAAGAACAAATACCAGCGATAATATATATGACACTATAAAGGAAGAGATCTTATCTGGAGAACTTTCTTTCGGAGACAGAATAGTGGAGATAGATTATTCAAAAAAATTAAATGTAAGTAGAACGCCTTTGCGAGAAGCGATAAAAAAGCTGGAAATAGAAGGTATCGTGGAAAGGCTCGCAAATGGAAGGGTTAAAATAATAGATATTACCCCTGAAAGGATCAAAGAGATTTTTAAAATAAGAATCGCTCTGGAAAATATTCTCTTAGAATCCATTTCACAAAATCCAGAGGTTATATCTTTGCTCGAGGAAAATTTAATCCTCACAGAACACTATATAAAGCTTAAAAAATGGAAAGAGACCAGGAAGTTATTCTTAGAGTTCAATAAAATATTCTATCAAAAATCAGAACTGGAGTTTACTATAAAGATTTTAAAACAATACGATTTTATATTATCCAAACTGAGACTGAGTTCCCTGAACAGTAAAGAAAGAATAATCTCAGCCTGTGAAGAACACTCTCTTATAGTCAAATACTTAAAAAACAGCCAGCTAGAACTTGCCAAAGCTGTTAACACGACCCATCTTCTATCTGCTGAGACTTCCCTTCTTAACTCTATTGATTTTGACTAA
- a CDS encoding aspartate:alanine antiporter: MKFDIFKFITNSYTLIFLTLSTGMLLGKVKIGKFKLGISGSLFTGLFLGWGVLKLARRIPEGASDYKRASEIIHHALISHELSHLFLVLFIAAVGLMAAETLASVLRNYGVKFVSLGIIITLAGCAYSYGFSKLNPNAKMYESAGIYTAALTSSPGLATALETTERSAKTLIERYETLDNGAKDKVLGVIDPTGELNHENTQVLTDDQKEVFIKESRVNTGVANAIGFPFGVLVVILTVNLIPKLFRVDLEKEGKNFKRELKEMTEKDLEIETKKVHRVGFDIPAFAFACFFGFIIGGFKIPLGPLGYFSLGTTGGVLIGSLTLGHIGKLGMMTFRMNPKKLEVIKELGLSSYVGAVGLTYGEKVVAALAGDGVYLVFQVVIIAFLCMVTGFLVGKYLLNINWYMLSGAICGGMTSTPGMGAAVDAIGTNDPASGYAATYPFALICMVLFTIILNNIPL; the protein is encoded by the coding sequence ATGAAGTTTGATATTTTTAAATTTATTACCAACAGTTACACGCTTATTTTTTTGACCCTCTCTACCGGAATGCTTCTTGGTAAGGTGAAAATTGGTAAATTTAAGCTAGGTATTTCAGGATCTTTATTCACTGGGCTTTTTCTAGGTTGGGGAGTTTTAAAACTAGCAAGAAGAATTCCCGAGGGAGCTTCAGATTATAAACGTGCATCAGAAATCATTCATCACGCATTGATATCGCACGAGCTCTCACATCTATTTCTAGTGTTGTTTATAGCCGCTGTAGGACTTATGGCAGCTGAAACATTAGCCAGCGTTTTAAGAAACTATGGTGTCAAATTTGTTTCTTTGGGGATAATAATAACACTTGCAGGATGTGCATATTCTTATGGGTTTTCAAAGCTTAATCCAAATGCTAAAATGTATGAGAGTGCAGGAATATATACTGCAGCATTAACTAGTTCACCGGGACTTGCTACAGCTCTTGAGACTACAGAACGTTCGGCTAAGACTTTGATAGAAAGATATGAAACTCTAGACAATGGTGCAAAAGATAAAGTTTTGGGTGTTATAGATCCAACTGGAGAATTAAACCATGAAAATACACAAGTTTTGACAGATGATCAAAAAGAAGTTTTTATAAAAGAATCCCGGGTTAACACAGGGGTGGCGAATGCCATAGGCTTTCCTTTTGGAGTTCTTGTAGTTATACTTACTGTCAATCTTATTCCTAAATTATTTAGAGTTGACCTTGAAAAAGAAGGGAAAAATTTTAAAAGAGAATTGAAAGAAATGACTGAAAAAGATCTTGAAATAGAGACCAAAAAAGTTCATCGTGTGGGATTTGATATACCTGCCTTTGCTTTTGCATGCTTCTTCGGATTTATAATAGGAGGATTCAAAATCCCTCTAGGACCTCTAGGGTATTTTAGTCTTGGAACTACAGGAGGGGTTTTGATAGGATCCTTGACACTAGGGCACATAGGGAAATTAGGGATGATGACATTTAGAATGAATCCTAAAAAATTAGAAGTCATAAAAGAGTTGGGTCTTTCTAGTTATGTAGGTGCAGTGGGTCTGACTTATGGAGAGAAGGTCGTGGCAGCCCTTGCAGGAGACGGTGTTTATTTAGTATTTCAAGTTGTGATTATAGCATTCTTATGTATGGTTACAGGTTTTTTAGTAGGCAAGTATTTACTAAATATAAACTGGTATATGCTTTCTGGTGCTATCTGTGGAGGTATGACATCTACTCCTGGGATGGGAGCAGCCGTAGACGCCATAGGAACCAATGACCCAGCTTCAGGTTATGCTGCAACATACCCTTTTGCTCTGATATGTATGGTTTTATTTACAATTATCTTAAATAATATACCCTTATAA
- a CDS encoding tripartite tricarboxylate transporter substrate-binding protein, translating into MKKRNLFLTLALILGLAFTGCGGKEETTKADGSFPTAKTLEIIAPANPGGGWDATARALKKVIDDNDIAPEVNIIVTNKPGGKGSIAWNSLIQRKDSHIVAMDSAYIYLNQLLGVQGAQKLDDLRPVATLTNEWIGYFVKGDSDIETITEVTERLKKDPSSVVVAVAPGKGNDDHLSIMNVAKTAGVDIAEFDKNIVATSTGELIPGVLGGFYEVIVTGAADGIEFMKSGDLKCIAITADERLGGEFADVPTVKESGIDVVFPHWRGIVAHPGMTDEEAAYWETIIEKAMATDDWKQIMENNSWLPYYKNSADTKAMWEEEFEVYKGLTDAVGLTK; encoded by the coding sequence ATGAAAAAAAGAAACTTGTTTTTAACACTGGCTCTTATTTTGGGACTGGCATTTACAGGATGCGGTGGCAAAGAAGAGACAACAAAGGCTGATGGGAGTTTTCCTACTGCTAAAACACTAGAAATTATAGCTCCAGCAAACCCAGGTGGTGGATGGGACGCTACAGCAAGAGCACTAAAAAAAGTTATCGATGACAATGACATTGCACCAGAAGTAAATATTATCGTTACAAACAAACCTGGAGGGAAAGGATCAATTGCCTGGAACTCTCTAATCCAAAGAAAAGATTCTCACATAGTGGCTATGGATTCGGCTTATATATACCTTAACCAGCTACTAGGGGTACAGGGAGCTCAGAAATTAGACGACCTAAGACCTGTTGCTACTTTGACAAACGAATGGATCGGTTATTTTGTAAAGGGAGACTCAGATATAGAAACTATAACTGAAGTAACAGAGAGACTAAAAAAAGACCCTAGTTCTGTTGTAGTTGCAGTTGCACCTGGAAAGGGTAACGACGATCACCTTTCAATAATGAATGTTGCCAAAACTGCAGGAGTAGATATCGCAGAATTTGACAAAAATATAGTTGCTACATCTACAGGAGAATTGATTCCTGGAGTATTAGGTGGATTCTACGAAGTAATAGTTACTGGAGCTGCAGATGGAATAGAGTTTATGAAATCTGGAGATCTAAAGTGTATAGCAATAACTGCTGACGAAAGATTAGGTGGAGAATTTGCTGATGTACCGACTGTTAAAGAGTCTGGTATAGATGTTGTATTCCCTCACTGGAGAGGGATAGTAGCTCATCCTGGAATGACTGACGAAGAAGCAGCTTACTGGGAGACTATAATCGAAAAAGCTATGGCTACAGATGACTGGAAACAGATCATGGAAAACAACAGCTGGCTTCCATACTACAAAAACAGTGCTGACACAAAAGCAATGTGGGAAGAAGAATTTGAAGTTTACAAAGGTCTGACTGACGCTGTTGGTCTTACAAAATAA